One part of the Herbiconiux aconitum genome encodes these proteins:
- a CDS encoding type II 3-dehydroquinate dehydratase has translation MASVLVLNGPNLGRLGSREPDVYGSQDLASLEKLLVAEADGRVEIDLRQTNDEAELIAWLYEAVDTGTPVILNPAAFTHYSYALRDAAALVTKAGVPLIEVHISNPHARETFRHTSVISGVASGVIAGFGFGSYRLALRGILDA, from the coding sequence ATGGCATCCGTCCTCGTTCTGAACGGCCCGAATCTCGGCCGCCTCGGCAGCCGCGAACCGGACGTCTACGGCTCGCAAGATCTCGCGTCACTCGAGAAGCTCCTCGTCGCCGAGGCCGACGGGCGGGTCGAGATCGATCTGCGGCAGACCAACGACGAGGCGGAGTTGATCGCCTGGCTCTACGAAGCCGTCGATACCGGAACCCCGGTCATCCTGAACCCCGCCGCGTTCACGCACTACTCCTATGCGCTGCGGGATGCCGCCGCGCTGGTCACCAAGGCGGGCGTTCCGCTGATCGAGGTGCACATCTCGAACCCGCACGCCCGGGAGACCTTCCGGCACACCAGCGTGATCTCGGGAGTGGCTTCGGGAGTGATCGCCGGATTCGGGTTCGGGTCGTACCGGCTCGCTCTTCGGGGCATCCTCGACGCCTGA
- the aroB gene encoding 3-dehydroquinate synthase, whose amino-acid sequence MTDDSTAIPVTGDTAYDIVVGRGVLDRVGDGLGPGVKKVLVVHPPTLAVLAAELREQLLDRYEVLLAEIPDAEAGKRVEVAAFCWQVMGQADFTRTDAVIGFGGGAVTDLAGFVAATWLRGVTLVQVPTTLLGMVDAAVGGKTGINTNEGKNLVGAFYPPSIVVADLDLLTSLPRNEILAGFAEVVKAGFISEPEILDIIEADVDRATDPTSDEFRRLIELSIGVKARVVSTDFKEAGLREILNYGHTLGHAIEHAERYQWRHGAAVSVGMVYAAELSRLTGSLPDAVVDRHRDILTSLTLPTSYPAGRWQTLLATMQRDKKSRGGMLRFIVLDDIARPSVLQGPETALLFAAYQEIAS is encoded by the coding sequence ATGACCGACGACAGCACCGCCATCCCGGTCACCGGCGACACCGCCTACGACATCGTGGTGGGCCGCGGCGTTCTCGATCGTGTGGGCGACGGACTGGGTCCGGGCGTCAAGAAGGTGTTGGTCGTGCATCCGCCGACCCTCGCCGTGCTCGCGGCCGAACTGCGGGAACAGCTGCTCGACCGCTACGAGGTGCTGCTCGCCGAGATCCCGGATGCGGAGGCCGGCAAGCGGGTGGAGGTCGCCGCGTTCTGCTGGCAGGTCATGGGCCAGGCCGACTTCACGCGCACCGACGCTGTGATCGGCTTCGGTGGCGGCGCCGTCACCGACCTCGCCGGGTTCGTGGCCGCCACCTGGCTGCGCGGCGTGACCCTCGTGCAGGTGCCGACCACGCTCCTCGGCATGGTCGACGCCGCGGTGGGCGGCAAGACCGGCATCAACACCAACGAGGGCAAGAATCTCGTCGGCGCCTTCTACCCGCCGAGCATCGTGGTCGCCGACTTGGACCTGCTCACCAGCCTGCCGCGTAACGAGATCCTGGCCGGGTTCGCCGAGGTCGTGAAAGCCGGGTTCATCTCGGAGCCCGAGATCCTCGACATCATCGAAGCCGACGTCGATCGCGCCACCGACCCCACCAGCGACGAGTTCCGACGCCTGATCGAGCTCTCGATCGGGGTCAAGGCGCGCGTGGTGAGCACCGATTTCAAAGAAGCCGGCCTCCGCGAGATCCTGAACTACGGTCACACCCTCGGTCACGCGATCGAACACGCCGAGCGGTACCAGTGGCGGCACGGGGCGGCGGTTTCGGTGGGCATGGTCTACGCGGCGGAACTGTCGCGGCTCACCGGGTCGCTGCCGGACGCCGTGGTCGATCGGCATCGCGACATCCTCACCTCGCTCACGCTGCCGACCAGCTACCCGGCAGGCCGGTGGCAGACCCTCCTGGCCACGATGCAGCGCGACAAGAAGTCGCGCGGCGGTATGCTGCGGTTCATCGTGCTCGACGACATCGCGCGGCCCAGCGTGCTGCAAGGCCCCGAGACGGCGTTGCTGTTCGCCGCCTACCAAGAGATCGCGTCCTGA
- a CDS encoding shikimate kinase — translation MTLVLIGPPASGKSRIGKRVARILGVPFVDTDKLVVEAHGPIPDIFETHGEPHFRSLERAEVARALSTDAVVSFGGGAVLDADTQRDLAGHSVVLLTVQPHAVIARLGNGKRPLVPDIDSWIALYESRRDLYERLADHTVDTTDRPTDVIAAEIADWARAEHRTPRPTRTTRPTEETIR, via the coding sequence GTGACCCTCGTTCTGATCGGCCCGCCCGCCTCCGGAAAATCGCGCATCGGCAAGCGCGTCGCCCGCATCCTCGGTGTGCCGTTCGTCGACACCGACAAGCTCGTCGTCGAGGCGCACGGACCGATCCCCGACATCTTCGAGACCCACGGCGAGCCGCATTTCCGCTCGCTCGAGCGGGCCGAAGTGGCGCGGGCCCTCAGCACCGACGCCGTGGTGTCGTTCGGTGGGGGAGCCGTGCTCGACGCCGACACGCAACGTGATCTGGCGGGCCACAGCGTGGTGCTGCTCACCGTGCAGCCGCATGCCGTGATCGCTCGGCTCGGCAACGGCAAGCGCCCGTTGGTGCCCGACATCGACTCGTGGATCGCACTCTACGAAAGCCGCCGAGACCTCTACGAGCGACTGGCCGATCACACCGTCGACACCACCGACCGGCCCACCGACGTGATCGCGGCCGAGATCGCCGACTGGGCTCGCGCGGAGCACCGCACCCCGAGGCCCACTCGCACCACCCGCCCAACCGAGGAGACCATCCGATGA
- the aroC gene encoding chorismate synthase, producing MLRWLTAGESHGQELIAIVEGLPSGIPVTLDRLRADLARRKLGYGRGARMKFEQDELAMTGGVVHGRTLGSPVAVRIGNTEWPKWTEVMGVDPLEEELSGTGRSAPLTRPRPGHADLVGMQKYDFAEARPILERASARETAARVALGAIAKAFLEQLGIELVSHTLAIGPVRVPDGAPLPRPRDVDALDADPVRCWDAATSALMVAEIDDAHKEGDTLGGVVEVLAYGLPPGLGSHVHWDRRLDSQLAAALMGIQAIKGVEVGDGFETTRRRGSAAHDELYREGDEITRSSDRAGGTEGGMSTGTVLRVRAGMKPIATVPHALHTIDVATGEDAAAHHQRSDVCAVPAAGVVAEAMTALVLANAVLEKFGGDSVGETRRNLESYLAAIPEALRTDIARP from the coding sequence ATGCTCCGTTGGCTCACAGCCGGCGAGTCCCACGGTCAAGAACTCATCGCGATCGTCGAAGGACTCCCGTCCGGTATCCCGGTTACCCTCGATCGACTTCGCGCGGATCTCGCGCGCCGCAAGCTCGGCTACGGCCGGGGGGCGCGGATGAAGTTCGAGCAGGACGAGCTGGCGATGACCGGCGGCGTCGTGCACGGCCGCACCCTCGGCAGCCCGGTCGCCGTGCGCATCGGCAACACCGAGTGGCCGAAGTGGACCGAGGTGATGGGTGTCGATCCGCTCGAGGAAGAGCTGTCCGGCACAGGCCGCAGCGCCCCGCTCACCCGTCCTCGCCCAGGCCACGCCGATCTCGTAGGCATGCAGAAGTACGACTTCGCCGAAGCTCGTCCCATCCTCGAACGCGCGAGCGCCCGCGAGACCGCGGCCCGCGTCGCTCTCGGCGCCATCGCGAAGGCCTTCCTCGAGCAGCTCGGCATCGAGCTCGTGAGCCACACGCTCGCCATCGGGCCGGTGCGCGTGCCCGACGGCGCCCCCCTCCCGCGCCCACGCGACGTCGACGCCCTCGACGCCGATCCGGTGCGGTGCTGGGATGCCGCGACCAGCGCGCTCATGGTGGCCGAGATCGATGACGCGCACAAGGAGGGCGACACCCTCGGCGGCGTGGTCGAGGTGCTGGCCTACGGTCTGCCGCCGGGACTCGGATCGCACGTGCACTGGGACCGCCGGCTCGACTCGCAGCTGGCCGCCGCCCTGATGGGCATCCAGGCCATCAAGGGCGTCGAGGTCGGCGACGGGTTCGAGACCACGCGGCGCCGCGGCTCGGCCGCGCACGACGAGCTCTACCGCGAGGGCGACGAGATCACCCGGTCGAGCGATCGCGCCGGCGGCACCGAGGGAGGCATGTCGACCGGCACCGTGCTGCGCGTGCGGGCCGGGATGAAGCCGATCGCCACCGTTCCTCATGCCCTGCACACCATCGACGTGGCGACGGGGGAGGATGCGGCGGCGCACCACCAGCGTTCCGACGTCTGCGCCGTGCCCGCGGCCGGCGTGGTCGCCGAGGCGATGACCGCGCTCGTGCTCGCGAACGCCGTGCTCGAGAAGTTCGGCGGCGACTCGGTCGGTGAGACCCGGCGCAACCTCGAGTCCTACCTCGCGGCCATCCCCGAGGCCCTCAGGACGGACATCGCCCGCCCGTGA
- a CDS encoding shikimate dehydrogenase family protein — MSNSVAVPDDEPDLLRDGLMLGVLGFPIAHSQSPLLHRTAYAALGLPWSYDAYEVTTDALPGFIAGLTPEWRGLSLTMPLKETVLAELDSVDTIGAATGAVNTVLVSRHDGRRRLDGFNTDVYGIREALVRAGVERTVRTLVIGGGATARSAVVAAGQLGSEHVDIVLRSPAKAADVVAAARAAGVSSTVTALHDPAVGALVPDLTISTLPGGVGVSVNFAGTAIPSSSTLLDVAYHPWPSELAGLWESQGRLAVPGLAMLVHQAVAQIRVFLRGDPLVKLDDEERITAAMLDAAGLDATGQLLP; from the coding sequence ATGTCCAATAGCGTCGCAGTTCCCGACGACGAGCCCGACCTCCTGCGAGACGGGCTGATGCTCGGCGTGCTCGGCTTTCCGATCGCGCACTCGCAGTCGCCGCTGTTGCATCGCACCGCCTACGCCGCTCTCGGTCTGCCCTGGAGCTACGACGCCTACGAGGTGACGACGGATGCCCTCCCCGGCTTCATCGCGGGCCTCACGCCGGAGTGGCGCGGCCTCTCGCTCACCATGCCGCTGAAGGAGACGGTGCTCGCCGAGCTCGACTCGGTCGATACGATCGGCGCGGCCACCGGAGCGGTGAACACCGTGCTCGTCAGCCGGCACGACGGCCGACGCCGCCTCGACGGATTCAACACCGACGTGTACGGCATTCGCGAGGCCCTCGTGCGCGCCGGTGTCGAACGCACCGTGCGCACCCTCGTGATCGGTGGGGGAGCGACGGCCCGTTCGGCCGTCGTCGCCGCGGGTCAGTTGGGCAGCGAGCACGTCGACATCGTGCTGCGGAGCCCCGCGAAGGCCGCCGATGTCGTGGCTGCGGCGCGCGCGGCCGGAGTCAGCTCGACCGTCACCGCCCTGCACGATCCCGCGGTGGGCGCGCTCGTGCCCGACCTCACCATCAGCACGCTGCCCGGCGGCGTCGGCGTCTCGGTGAACTTCGCCGGCACCGCCATCCCATCGTCGTCGACCCTGCTCGACGTCGCCTATCACCCGTGGCCGAGCGAACTCGCCGGTCTCTGGGAGTCGCAGGGCCGACTGGCGGTTCCCGGTCTCGCGATGCTGGTGCATCAGGCCGTGGCCCAGATCCGGGTCTTCCTCCGCGGCGATCCGCTGGTGAAGCTCGACGACGAAGAGCGGATCACGGCAGCCATGCTCGACGCGGCCGGCCTCGACGCCACGGGGCAGCTCCTCCCGTAG